CATTGCGCTCAGTATTTTTTCGTGGCGTGGCTGGCGCAGCTTAGGCCGAGAAATCGCTCAGCGCAAGCAAAAAGAGGCCGAACTCAGTCAGCGCAATCAAGAATTATCCATGGTGTACGCCATCGCACTAGCCAGCACGCGCGATCCGAGTGTGACGAGCATTGTGCATAATACGCTGGCTGAATTGATGCGCACGCTGAGCCTGCCGCTTGGCTGCATCTATCTGAAACGGGGCGCGAAGTTCGTGCTTCAGTCCTATCGTGGCTATTCTGATGAGCAAGTGGAATTGCTGAAAGAACTCGATCCATCCACCCACCCGTGGTTGATGGATGTGAAGGTCGTGCGCGAACCAATTGATCGGGCGAGCGGCGAAATTGGCCCGTGGGACAAAGCGCACGGCATTCAATCGTGGGTCTCTGTGCCGATGAAGACGCGCAACGAAGTGATCGGCGCCATTCGATTGGCCAGCCCGGACATCAACCGATTCACGCCGGCGGAACTCTCGTTGATCACAGGCGTCGCCAGTCAAGTGACCACTGTGCTCGAAGCCAAGGGATTAGAACAACGCCTGCTCCATGCGCAAAAAATGGAGAGCATCGGTCGGCTGGCTGGCGGCGTTGCTCATGACTTCAATAACCTGCTCACGGCGATGACAGGCTACACCACGTTGTCGCTGGAAATGATCCCTGAGGAGAACCCCGCTCACGACTTCCTGCAAGAGCTCCAAAAATCGGTCGAACGCGCCGCCAATCTCAACAAACAATTACTGGCTTTCGCCCGCCGACAGGTGACCGAGCCGAAGGTGATTGATCTGAACGAGCTGATTCTGGATGTCGGTAAGATGCTGCGACGTTTGATCAGCGAAGACATTGAGCTGGTCATACGGTCGGCAGCCGATCCGTGCATTGTCAAAGTTGATCCGGGTCAGCTCACCCAGGTGCTGGTCAACATGGCCGTCAACGCCCGCGACGCCATGCCACAAGGCGGCACGTTGACGATTGAAACGGCTCGTGCCAATCTCCATCTGGACGAATCCACGCTGCAACCGCAAGGCGACGCAACGCCCGCGCCATACGTCCTACTGACCGTCAGTGACACAGGCACCGGCATGACGGAGGAGGTCAAAGAACACCTCTTCGAGCCGTTTTTCACCACCAAAGAAAAAGGCAAAGGCACCGGCTTAGGCTTGGCCACCTGCTATGGCATCGTCAAACAAAACAACGGCCACATTCAGGTGCAAAGCGAACTGGGAGAAGGGACAACCTTTAGGATTTATTTCCCTGAG
The genomic region above belongs to Blastocatellia bacterium and contains:
- a CDS encoding response regulator, yielding MVQVVIKLIKLTADLIIVLTVCTIMFVLAARINAFEQFFVWSRRYERWQVDELVTLAVLLLIALSIFSWRGWRSLGREIAQRKQKEAELSQRNQELSMVYAIALASTRDPSVTSIVHNTLAELMRTLSLPLGCIYLKRGAKFVLQSYRGYSDEQVELLKELDPSTHPWLMDVKVVREPIDRASGEIGPWDKAHGIQSWVSVPMKTRNEVIGAIRLASPDINRFTPAELSLITGVASQVTTVLEAKGLEQRLLHAQKMESIGRLAGGVAHDFNNLLTAMTGYTTLSLEMIPEENPAHDFLQELQKSVERAANLNKQLLAFARRQVTEPKVIDLNELILDVGKMLRRLISEDIELVIRSAADPCIVKVDPGQLTQVLVNMAVNARDAMPQGGTLTIETARANLHLDESTLQPQGDATPAPYVLLTVSDTGTGMTEEVKEHLFEPFFTTKEKGKGTGLGLATCYGIVKQNNGHIQVQSELGEGTTFRIYFPEATEKPVSIHAKQTQQMQRGVETILLVEDEPSVRELASHILRQLGYTVLEAESGEQALSLVQQREQTPIHLLLSDVVMPRMSGRELMQKLHALRPELKVLLMSGYADEAVARHGVMEPGVAFLQKPFSPEALASKVREILDRQRAPANQS